A genomic stretch from Longimicrobiaceae bacterium includes:
- a CDS encoding carboxylesterase family protein has product MTDTATVGSTSYTSPAYVGIPYAKPPVGARRWQATADSTLSGTLQATAFGPVCPQAQAPNLTNQSESCLFLNVWTPSGATSTSKLPVMVFIHGGA; this is encoded by the coding sequence ATGACGGACACTGCGACGGTCGGCAGCACGTCGTACACGTCGCCCGCGTACGTGGGCATCCCGTACGCGAAGCCGCCGGTGGGCGCGCGGCGCTGGCAGGCGACGGCGGACAGCACCCTCAGCGGCACCTTGCAGGCGACCGCGTTCGGCCCCGTCTGCCCGCAGGCGCAGGCGCCGAACCTGACCAACCAGTCGGAGAGCTGCCTCTTCCTGAACGTGTGGACGCCGTCCGGCGCCACCAGCACGAGCAAGCTGCCGGTGATGGTGTTCATCCACGGCGGCGCGTT